Proteins from one Impatiens glandulifera chromosome 2, dImpGla2.1, whole genome shotgun sequence genomic window:
- the LOC124927127 gene encoding uncharacterized protein LOC124927127 — protein sequence MMPTATGKSNRGRGTEEEKSNRGKGKFSQKRASSFHGASSANMAAGAGDQMIRPRTVPDLLSGIRDHQKKGAASNDQLRLLPKLTKLLLHVTIQGSLGPVQVLIPPESTVGDLIAATVRQYVKEGRRPFLTSLDASAFDLHYSQFSLESLDRDEKLIALGSRNFFLCMKRSAASSVEDGGSSAAAAAVVSSSRCSEEAGKPAKNNIPPWLKFMDFLIYHKGV from the exons ATGATGCCGACGGCGACGGGGAAGAGCAACCGGGGGAGAGGTacagaggaggagaagagcAACCGGGGGAAAGGGAAGTTCTCGCAGAAGCGTGCTTCGTCGTTTCACGGGGCGAGTTCTGCAAACATGGCCGCCGGCGCCGGAGATCAGATGATTCGGCCCAGGACGGTTCCGGATCTGCTTTCTGGGATCAGAGATCATCAGAAGAAAGGTGCAGCCTCTAATGATCAACTACGACTGTTGCCCAAATTGACCAAGTTGCTGCTCCACGTCACGATTCAGGGGAGTCTTGGCCCGGTGCAGGTGCTCATACCGCCGGAATCCACGGTTGGAGATCTAATTGCTGCCACGGTACGGCAATATGTGAAGGAAGGGAGGCGGCCGTTCTTGACTTCTCTTGATGCCTCCGCATTTGACCTCCATTATTCACAGTTCAGTTTAGAAa GTTTGGATAGAGATGAGAAGCTAATAGCTCTGGGATCCAGGAACTTCTTTCTTTGCATGAAGAGATCCGCCGCCTCCTCCGTCGAAGACGGCGGCAGCAgtgcggcggcggcggcggtggtGAGTTCATCAAGGTGTTCGGAAGAAGCCGGAAAACCTGCGAAGAACAATATTCCTCCATGGCTCAAGTTCatggattttcttatttatcatAAGGGGGTTTAA